In a single window of the Populus alba chromosome 16, ASM523922v2, whole genome shotgun sequence genome:
- the LOC118037591 gene encoding putative receptor protein kinase ZmPK1, producing the protein MIIVLTKQHTSCTPILGLMGSSQTSIPPKKKCFLTVLFLFLSTSSAQNVLRSGSSLSVEDDSDILISPDKTFSCGFYGMGQNAYWFSIWFTNSKDRTVVWMANRDRPANGRGSRVSLRRDGAMVLTDVDGSIIWETNTTSTDVGRAELLDTGNLVLKDPGGKILWQSFDFPTDTLLPNQLFTKRTKLVARLHSGSYASGYFSFFFDNDNVLRLIYDGPDISSIYWPNPDFDVFGNGRTNYNSSRTAVFDEMGHFISSDQLQFSAPDTGLLRIKRRLTMDHDGNLRLYSLNNETGLWVISWQALSQLCNVHGICGINSICVYTPDPKCSCPPGYEITEPGNWNKGCKPMFNSTLSQSQQVKFVLLPHVDFWGFDLNFSASTTFDSCMKLCLGDYRCKAFSYRLDGLGRCYAKGVLFNGYQSPSFPGNIYLRLPVSFETSQLGILNGTDLICQSAESETTIGSPSMYKFNTKRTRWVYFYSFAFAIGFVEILFVVSGWWFLFRKRGSPNLAEDGYHLVLSPFRRFTYTELKKATNNFKEELGRGGSGAVYKGNLTDERVVAVKRLENMYQGEDVFWAEVSTIGKMNHMNLVRMWGFCSEGKHRLLVYEYMEYQSLDKHLFFSPTFLEWKDRFKAALGIAKGLAYLHHECLEWVMHCDVKPGNILLDSEFEPKIADFGLAKLSQRGDNSSDFSQIRGTKGYMAPEWATNLPITAKVDVYSYGVVVLEIVKGIPLSNWVIEGREEHDESVLTRFVRVVKRKIQCGETSWIEEVVDPRLNGQFSWSQATTIVELGMSCVEEDRSMRPTMDSVVQALLECLDES; encoded by the coding sequence ATGATAATTGTTCTTACCAAACAACATACAAGTTGCACGCCAATCCTGGGCCTCATGGGGAGTTCTCAAACTTCAatccctccaaaaaaaaaatgtttcctcactgttttgttcttgtttctttcaACTTCAAGTGCCCAGAACGTTTTGCGAAGTGGTTCATCTCTATCAGTAGAAGATGATTCAGACATCCTTATCTCACCAGATAAAACATTCTCTTGTGGATTCTATGGGATGGGACAAAATGCTTATTGGTTCTCTATTTGGTTCACCAATTCCAAGGACAGGACTGTGGTTTGGATGGCCAACAGAGACAGACCTGCTAATGGCCGAGGTTCAAGAGTTTCTCTACGACGAGACGGTGCAATGGTCTTGACAGATGTTGATGGCTCCATCATATGGGAGACTAACACCACCTCCACTGATGTTGGAAGAGCAGAGCTTCTGGACACTGGTAACCTTGTTCTTAAAGACCCTGGTGGTAAGATTCTATGGCAAAGCTTTGATTTTCCTACGGATACACTTCTTCCAAACCAGTTATTTACAAAGAGGACAAAGCTGGTTGCTAGATTGCATAGCGGGTCTTATGCCTCTGgatattttagtttcttttttgataatgataatgtGCTGAGGTTGATATATGATGGTCCTGATATTTCAAGCATATACTGGCCTAATCCTGATTTTGATGTGTTCGGAAATGGTAGAACAAATTATAATAGCAGCAGAACTGCAGTTTTTGATGAAATGGGCCATTTTATATCAAGTGATCAGCTCCAGTTCAGCGCTCCAGACACGGGTTTATTAAGGATCAAAAGGAGGCTAACAATGGATCATGATGGGAATCTCAGGCTTTATAGCCTGAACAATGAAACTGGATTGTGGGTGATATCATGGCAAGCTCTTTCTCAGCTTTGTAATGTTCATGGAATTTGTGGGATAAACTCGATTTGTGTATATACACCAGACCCCAAGTGTTCATGCCCACCTGGCTATGAGATCACTGAGCCTGGTAATTGGAATAAAGGCTGCAAGCCTATGTTCAACAGCACTCTTTCACAGTCTCAGCAAGTGAAGTTTGTGCTGTTGCCCCATGTAGATTTCTGGGGATTTGATCTTAATTTCAGTGCATCCACTACATTCGACTCCTGCATGAAGCTCTGCTTGGGGGATTATCGGTGTAAAGCATTTAGCTATAGGCTAGATGGGTTAGGACGTTGCTACGCAAAAGGCGTGCTTTTCAATGGTTACCAGTCCCCAAGTTTTCCAGGCAACATATATCTGAGATTGCCAGTTAGTTTTGAGACATCTCAACTAGGTATTCTTAATGGCACTGACCTCATTTGCCAGTCTGCTGAATCAGAAACAACGATCGGTTCTCCTTCTATGTATAAATTCAACACCAAGAGGACGAGATGGGTTTATTTCTACTCATTTGCTTTTGCCATTGGATTTGTTGAAATTCTCTTTGTAGTTTCAGGTTGGTGGTTTCTTTTCAGAAAGCGTGGTTCGCCAAATTTGGCGGAAGACGGATATCATCTGGTATTAAGTCCATTTAGGAGGTTTACTTACACTGAGCTCAAGAAGGCGACGAATAACTTCAAGGAAGAGCTGGGAAGGGGAGGTTCTGGAGCAGTATATAAGGGCAATTTGACAGATGAAAGGGTTGTAGCTGTGAAGAGACTAGAAAACATGTACCAAGGGGAAGATGTATTTTGGGCAGAAGTGAGCACAATTGGAAAAATGAATCACATGAACCTGGTGAGAATGTGGGGGTTCTGTTCAGAGGGCAAACACAGACTCCTAGTCTATGAGTACATGGAATATCAATCACTGGACAAGCATCTATTCTTCTCCCCAACGTTTCTTGAATGGAAAGACAGGTTTAAAGCGGCCTTAGGGATAGCTAAGGGCTTGGCTTATCTTCATCACGAGTGTTTAGAATGGGTCATGCATTGTGATGTGAAGCCAGGAAATATTCTTTTGGACAGTGAATTTGAACCTAAGATTGCAGATTTTGGGCTTGCCAAGTTGTCTCAGAGGGGTGATAATAGCTCCGACTTCTCTCAGATTCGAGGAACCAAGGGTTACATGGCTCCAGAGTGGGCTACAAATCTTCCTATCACTGCAAAAGTTGATGTTTATAGTTATGGAGTTGTGGTTCTAGAGATAGTGAAAGGAATCCCACTCTCAAATTGGGTCATAGAGGGCAGGGAAGAGCATGATGAATCAGTTCTAACAAGGTTTGTCAGAGTTGTGAAAAGGAAAATTCAGTGCGGAGAGACCTCGTGGATAGAAGAAGTAGTGGATCCAAGATTGAATGGTCAGTTTAGCTGGAGCCAAGCAACAACGATTGTTGAACTTGGCATGTCTTGTGTAGAGGAAGATAGAAGCATGAGACCAACAATGGATTCAGTAGTCCAAGCTCTCTTAGAATGTCTAGATGAATCTTAA